CAAACTTTGAGACAAtaaaaacaattgttttttttttaaaaaaaggaacatttatttagggtacaaaaaaaaaaagggaaatgttATTAGGGGGTACCAACATCCGCAACGAAAGGGGATTGATATCCCACACTTTTTGGGGGTGTTGAGGAGACCGAGGCGGAGGACGAGGGGGAGGAAGCAGCATAGTCTATGACACTAGACGGGATGCCATCAATCCAGCCAGTTGATGTTGGCGACACTAATAGAGCAGGAGATGAGGGAGGAGGAGGGACGACCAGTGTCCTTGGCTGGCTACTCCGGCTCCGGGTAGACCCAGGCTGGGTAGATGGTGTACTCCTTGTAGACCCAGGCTGGGTACTGGGTGTACTCTGTGTAGACCCAGCCTTGGTACTTGTTGTGCTCCGGGtagacccggagtgttttctggtgGTACTTTTGGGAGCAGCCATAGCCAAGGTTGTAGTGCTTGTCGTCGTcgtcatcttcttcttctttttcctcctctctccctctgggtgtgGGTCGGCTTCCCGTCTGTGTCCCCTTGAAGGCCTGTCATGCTCTGAACTTTCGGGGTCTGTTCtgtggtggcggtggcggtggccctcggcacgcggagctctgtggtggtgctctgcagcaggagtcggagtcatggcagCCAGCGATGGTACTGTGGGCATatttgtcgctgactgcatgacccgagcctgctgcagagcactgaCATATACATTGTTGCAGCCCTGCatgaccgaaatctggagttccggcgtaagatgttcaaCCATGCCCTTGTAAATGgcattaaaaaaatgtttggccggcctcTTGAGCTCCGTTTCGATGATTTCAAGACGACGTTCGAGATTGGACATTTTATCGCACATCGCCTTGAAACCATTCTGAAAAACGGTGCTCAGATGTAAAAATTCGGGCATGACctccctgtccgaggcccgctgacgctgtcgggaagACCTAAAGGAAGGAGCGacagaggcctcggccaggggaacatctgatggaccggctgccggttcgccAGATTGGGGTGGTGCAgacctgctctcgctgtgggatggctgcgaCTGTTCAGATGGCGCTTCACAAAGTACCGCTCCAGAGGGTCGGACAGTCTcgcgggtgctgctgtgtgttctgtgaaaacataaggaaacCTTTAGTATACTAAATATCACATTTAACATGCGTCATTAATTAACTTTACCGCCAGATATCCATTGCCGCCATTAATATTAACCTATTTTTAATATTGACACTGCATATGCaccatcaatattaaaaaaaaaaaaggtatttatttaatTCACAATAGTCACCCATGATTGTGGTTTGCAACGCCACACAATTATGCTTCAGTTggaactgccatgacgtcacggtcctgtgaccgagacgtcatcacaggtcctgcgagctgAGTAACCATGGGAACATAACCTGCTTTGCAGTGGAATGTATGCCGTATCGATTATATTTTACTTTTTTGTGTCTAAAAAAATCGCGGATACACCTGGATAGCCACTATACTACTCCACTATTAAATATTGGCTGGGCATGTCCAATCTACTGTGTTCTGTATACTTCTGATTTCAGTGAAATTGCTAGTAAGTCAAGGTCAACATTGTAGTAATCCCAGAAGGGAGGCGCTGCTGTGTCAAGTGTGAGAAGaccataaatgaataaaaaattcaAGGTCAATGAGGcgtgaaaagtaaaaacaaaatactttattcacttcaatcagTAGCCGAGGATGaaacatcagcacaatacaataaAAACACTATGTACGCGTTTCAGGTCTGATGTTCCCTGTCACctaaaacgcgtagatagtgtctattgtattgtgctgatgtttCATGCTCTGCTTATGATTGAAGAGGATAAAATtatgtattttttacttttcacgccTCGGTGAGCTTgtctttttttcttcccttctatACTTGGTACTTGCCAAAATAAATGGCTGGGCAATAAGCTACGTGGCTGGAATGTAGTATGTGAATAGGAATGTTCTAAAAACTAGGTGTGTGCATAGGTACTATACTTACTCTCTGCTTCCAAGGACCGGTCGCAAGAACTGCAGTATACGGTTGTACTTGTACACCGAGGTCCTTGAAGCGGCAGCACCACTACGACTCTGTCCCTCCTTTTTCAGGCCCctcttgaaacggtccttcatggagcgccatctggtcttcaattgTTTAACTgtgtataaattaaaaaaaaaaaaaaaagttttagataATATTTTGAAAACGATTACGCAACCGTGTGCAATCCCAATAGAAGACATCACAGACGGTTGTGTAATCCTGGCATGATGGGTCACAGCAGCATTTTGTAAATACTTACGGAAACTAGCTTTGGCCTTGGGTGAAGCGCTGtcgaagccatcccacagcgatagtGCCACCTCTATCCACAGACGGCGCAATATGccctggtccgcgtgccgggggtcacggctgtcccacaacgggccccgTGCTTCAATGGATGCCACCATCAGGTCAATATCGAGTGGTTCATCCAGggaccgttgtgaaacctagaaaaaatggTAAATATTAATGTTTGAAAGATAAAAGAATTGTCCCTACCTCCTCCACCGCCACCTACTACACACAACACCACAACCTCCCACCACCCCCCAtacctgccaaaaaaaaaaaattaaacaaaaaaaatgaataggTTTGAAAAAAATTCTTACTCTCCGTGATGCAACCACAGCTTGGCCCCGTGGTCCCTGctcctgctccctctcttcctcctggttctcctcctcacttgaagaagcctgcaaAATAGTTTACCAAAAAGTTGAGTGACCCATCTACaaatgacagcgaatagtaagcaatagtagatcatgtactcaccgcACTCCTCTGCGGTGGGGTGTTGCTCGACTCGCTGCCGCTGGCCATGACTAATGCAATTCtgaaataaagaacaaaataacATTGATACTATGCTCCTATGCACAATccagcaataaataataataaaaaaaaagtcatttaaacCACAAAGAACATTGCACTCCAACTGAACTAACGCTGAGCAAACAACACTGCCACATTGATTAAATTAAAGAAACAATGGCAGAGACAACCCAATGCCAGAGTACAAAAGCCTAAAGATAAGAAGACTAATCTACaacagacctttttttttttaaagtacagtaTGCACGGAGCAACACAAAAAACACAATATTTTTCTGAAAGTTAAAATTTAACAACCCCGAAAAATTAAGGGCAGAAACATTAATAACAAAACAAACTTTACAATAAAACCGACAGGGCCGGAGACAATAAAAAGGGCCAATACACGCCATACCTCACAACCATAAACATACAACGATGTCTTTACACAACCACAGTGCTGAACATAATACACAACTtgcaataaaaaattaataaatgtaataaaagggctcagaatcattctatactaccatactttacaataaaaccgacAGGGCCAGAGACTattaaacgccatcatataacgcaagAATAAAACATCACAACTGAATACAAAAAACACCACCAAACCAATAAATGGAAACAAAAAATCTATCCTGGAAAGAACAATAATCAAGGCCGCAGACCATGAAACGCCATCGTATACAACGCCATACATCAGAACCAGACCAAAAATACCACAATATCCTAACCACAGTGCAGAATATAAAACACAActtgcaaaaataattttaaaaaacatggagaaaatgcacagaatcattctatacttacatctctggACAGCGGATGAATAGAAGTCGTCTGGTGTTCTGGAGATGTGCCTCTGGTGTCTTGCCTCAAGATGCTGCAGCAGAAGTGACAAACAATCCAACATTTTCTTtatatatgggggatgtttttCTCACTGTTTGCACTGTCTAGACATTGTCTAGAcacttttttgtttcattttagctaacgacgcatgcgtcgcacaacgcacgcACGACGCACACCCGCGACGCAAGTGCGTCGTCAATAGGTTTCAATGGGAAATTGTAACGCATTGACGACGCACGAGCGACGCAAGTGCGACGCGCGCGTTTTTTGAACGCAACAAAAATGCTACATGTAGCGTCTTCGACGCCAGCCAGGTGCGGtgaaacgacacatgcgtcgtgCGTTTTACCGAAAACGCACAACAACGCAACGCATGCgtccccaatgataaagataggggcgcatgacgcatgcgttgtcgtgcgtcgacgacgctgcgtcgcatgacgctaatgtgaacgtagcctaagagggcCGTTTTAACCAACAGGATTTTTATCGGTACGGTCTCAATAGGCTCGAACGGGGCTTGTGTTAGAGCTGAGAgtacaagatttaggtcccatggtaCCATCTTCTGTTTAATAACCGGTCTGGATCTGGTAACcgccttgaagaacctagataCCCAGTGATTGCTGGCCAAGTTAGAattatatagcgcccccagagctgaCACCTGAACTCAGAGTGCTGGTGGCTAAGCCCATCTCCAGgcccttttgtaaaaattctaggattTGAGAAATATCGGGTATTTGATCAACCTGCGCTCCTGAACTCGACAGGAACCTTctccaaaccctgacatagatgTTTGTCGTGGAGGCTTTTCTACTCTTAAGCAGTGTATTTACAAGATTTTGAGAAAATCCTTTCCCCTTTAGTAgcaacctctcaaattccacgctgttaagtgtaagttggctactcgtggatgtaggattggaccctgggagaggagatctggtaTTTCCGGGAGGATCcatggctgggaaatggacatgtttctcagccatgggaaccacgaccttctgggccagaacggggctattagtatcactcgggccctgtcttcccgtattttcttcagaactataggaattaggtttagagggggaaaggcataggcgAGACTGAAGTTCCAGGAGATTAGGAGAGCGTCGACTGCATACGTGTTGTCCcttggatttagggaacagaattgatgtagttttctgtttcctcgactggcaaagagatctatttctggACATCCCCACAAATGTACGATCGGATTGAAGACAGCCGGTTTTAGAGACCAGTCCCCTTGTTTGAGTTCGTTGCGGCTTAAATAATCGGCCATGGTATTGAGTTTTCCCTTTATATGAAGAGCCGTAAGGGAAAGTAGGTGATTCTCGGCAATCTGAAAAAAACGATTCGCAACGTCCATTAATGAACCAGAccgcgtacctccttgatggttaatataggcaacagttGTCAGAAAATAGTCTGACATGTCTACCTTGTAGGGGTATAAGAAACCCATTTAACGCGCGTTCTACCGCTAACAATTCCTTTAGGTTGGAGGATGAGTTTCGTTCAGACTGGGACCACAGACCCTGGATCCAATTACTCTCCGAGTGTGCCCCCCAACCCATGGGGCTAGCATCAGTTGTAATCACTCGTGTTATCTGATTTGTCCAGGGTACCCCTCTACGAAGATTCGGTATGTGTGTCCACCAAATTAGTGAATTAGTGGTCTCAGCAGATAGAGAAAATTTACTATCGAGATTAGCGCCCAGCCGACGAAAATTACGTAGAACATCCCACTGCAGAGATCTGGAGTGAAACTGTGCCCAGAGAACCGCCGGAATACAAGTAGTAAgagaacccaaaagtgacatcgctcctcttaaGGAGACTACAGGATTATTAATCGCTTTGGTGGCAAGCCGATGAATACTGTTCACTTTTGAGTC
This is a stretch of genomic DNA from Ranitomeya variabilis isolate aRanVar5 chromosome 6, aRanVar5.hap1, whole genome shotgun sequence. It encodes these proteins:
- the LOC143781993 gene encoding uncharacterized protein LOC143781993 isoform X2, with the translated sequence MVASIEARGPLWDSRDPRHADQGILRRLWIEVALSLWDGFDSASPKAKASFLKQLKTRWRSMKDRFKRGLKKEGQSRSGAAASRTSVYKYNRILQFLRPVLGSRETHSSTRETVRPSGAVLCEAPSEQSQPSHSESRSAPPQSGEPAAGPSDVPLAEASVAPSFRSSRQRQRASDREVMPEFLHLSTVFQNGFKAMCDKMSNLERRLEIIETELKRPAKHFFNAIYKGMVEHLTPELQISVMQGCNNVYVSALQQARVMQSATNMPTVPSLAAMTPTPAAEHHHRAPRAEGHRHRHHRTDPESSEHDRPSRGHRREADPHPEGERRKKKKKMTTTTSTTTLAMAAPKSTTRKHSGSTRSTTSTKAGSTQSTPSTQPGSTRSTPSTQPGSTRSRSSQPRTLVVPPPPSSPALLVSPTSTGWIDGIPSSVIDYAASSPSSSASVSSTPPKSVGYQSPFVADVGTP
- the LOC143781993 gene encoding uncharacterized protein LOC143781993 isoform X1 — translated: MVASIEARGPLWDSRDPRHADQGILRRLWIEVALSLWDGFDSASPKAKASFRKYLQNAAVTHHARITQPSVMSSIGIAHGCVIVFKILSKTFFFFFNLYTVKQLKTRWRSMKDRFKRGLKKEGQSRSGAAASRTSVYKYNRILQFLRPVLGSRETHSSTRETVRPSGAVLCEAPSEQSQPSHSESRSAPPQSGEPAAGPSDVPLAEASVAPSFRSSRQRQRASDREVMPEFLHLSTVFQNGFKAMCDKMSNLERRLEIIETELKRPAKHFFNAIYKGMVEHLTPELQISVMQGCNNVYVSALQQARVMQSATNMPTVPSLAAMTPTPAAEHHHRAPRAEGHRHRHHRTDPESSEHDRPSRGHRREADPHPEGERRKKKKKMTTTTSTTTLAMAAPKSTTRKHSGSTRSTTSTKAGSTQSTPSTQPGSTRSTPSTQPGSTRSRSSQPRTLVVPPPPSSPALLVSPTSTGWIDGIPSSVIDYAASSPSSSASVSSTPPKSVGYQSPFVADVGTP